A window of the Zootoca vivipara chromosome 14, rZooViv1.1, whole genome shotgun sequence genome harbors these coding sequences:
- the SLC30A4 gene encoding probable proton-coupled zinc antiporter SLC30A4 — MAHSSIWNSLKSVLRKNNDPLFLNDCSAFDFSDEVGEEDFPRFNKLRVVVSEDVPDASANGAHVGPHSDDESLLDRDIALRTAQTGPGAEPCNNCNKQRELLKQKKVKRRLVLAASLYLLFMTGELVGGYVANSLAIMTDALHMLTDLSGIILTLLALWLSAKSPTKKFTFGFHRLEVLSAMFSVLLIYILMVFLLYEAVQRTIHMDYEINGDIMLITAAIGVAVNLIMGFLLNQSGHLHSHSHSPASVPPSNSSSATTLGHGHGHGSLAVRAAFVHALGDLVQSIGVLVAAYIIRFKPEYKIADPICTYVFSVLVAFTTFRIIRDTGIIVLEGVPRHLNVDRIKEELMKIEDVFSVESLNIWSLTAGKTIAVVHLQLVPGSSSKWEEIQLKARRLLLSTFGVYQCSIQLQSYMREENKSCANCQNSSA; from the exons ATGGCTCATTCCAGCATCTGGAACAGCCTCAAGTCTGTGCTGAGGAAGAACAATGACCCCTTGTTCTTGAACGACTGCAGTGCCTTTGACTTCTCCGACGAAGTTGGCGAGGAGGACTTCCCCAGGTTCAACAAGCTGCGGGTCGTGGTTTCGGAGGATGTGCCGGACGCTTCGGCCAACGGGGCCCATGTGGGCCCCCACTCGGACGACGAGTCCTTGCTGGACAGAGACATTGCTCTGCGGACCGCACAGACTGGACCCGGCGCAGAACCTTGTAACAATTGCAACAAGCAAAGGGAACTCTTGAAGCAGAAGAAGGTGAAGAGGCGGCTGGTTCTAGCAGCCTCCCTCTATCTCCTCTTTATGACAGGGGAGCTTGTAG GTGGATACGTTGCCAACAGCCTAGCAATCATGACTGATGCGCTTCATATGTTAACTGACCTCAGTGGCATTATTTTGACCCTGCTTGCTTTGTGGCTATCTGCAAAATCACCGACCAAAAAATTCACCTTCGGATTTCACCGCTTAG aGGTGTTGTCTGCCATGTTCAGCGTCTTGCTGATTTATATCCTCATGGTTTTCCTCTTGTACGAAGCTGTTCAAAGGACCATCCACATGGACTACGAAATCAATGGGGATATTATGCTGATTACAGCAGCCATTGGGGTAGCGGTCAACCTTAT CATGGGCTTTCTGCTGAACCAGTCTGGCCACCTGCACTCCCATTCACATTCCCCTGCCTCTGTTCCTCCCTCCAATTCCTCTTCTGCCACAACTCTTGGGCACGGTCACGGTCACGGCAGCCTGGCAGTGAGAGCCGCCTTTGTTCATGCCCTGGGAGACCTGGTGCAAAGTATAGGCGTTCTTGTAGCTGCATACATCATTCGTTTCAAG CCAGAATACAAGATTGCTGACCCTATATGCACATATGTATTCTCAGTCCTGGTGGCTTTCACAACATTTCGGATTATACGGGACACCGGAATAATTGTACTTGAAG GAGTTCCAAGGCATTTGAATGTGGATCGCATTAAAGAAGAGCTAATGAAAATTGAAGATGTGTTTTCAGTGGAAAGCTTGAATATTTGGTCATTGACTGCAGGAAAAACCATTGCCGTAGTCCACTTGCAATTAG TTCCTGGCAGTTCATCAAAGTGGGAGGAAATCCAGTTGAAGGCCAGGCGGTTGTTGCTGAGCACATTCGGAGTCTATCAATGTTCAATCCAGCTTCAGAGTTACATGCGAGAAGAGAACAAATCGTGTGCAAACTGTCAGAATTCCAGTGCCTAA